A genomic stretch from Helianthus annuus cultivar XRQ/B chromosome 1, HanXRQr2.0-SUNRISE, whole genome shotgun sequence includes:
- the LOC110864993 gene encoding lysine-specific demethylase JMJ25 isoform X1, whose translation MDVLVQKENQVGSYSTKEGKVRQVSSSVLGIKRERKVHNLVTSQRSPMKRKRSSIQKELCLSGDLEDEKANVQIRKNTSTPKTKGLTKTETAHGNKGLYGKSVITDASDSDMDYNEEDEDDDDYTLYPPRKRSKASKRRGRPPKDCKASNGKQNSKNKGDLNKNELSNKKQCATTNLLEDKQEEEELKDSNKSKQTDVNSSPCNVQKSRSRRPVSNGNKLIKDDMLYCDWVDEYDEENEYASEYDVDEDVGSVISTSMEQHELNNVEMNGSMKGSKVEKHVGFIEDKKQTSLVKSYSSKSSSSNDTVMKKRNKYIEYCSSASSGGPTSVATNVKDQKNGKEQPKCHQCKRNERKTVVPCTKCDEMYCIQCIRQWYPQLSEEEVADLCPYCRVNCNCNLCLHSSFKMSSVDLTDAEKLQHLLYIINLTLPFLKQIRDEQNKEIEFEARVHGVSESSITVGQTSYLPDERVYCNYCSTSIIDLHRSCGECSYELCLSCCRDLRNNGLCDQRKVDYRYFDRGSDYIHGGDPDILQDSFHENIPKRTCDSVVEWVANNDGSLFCAPKDMGGCGNCLLELKRLLQEDWLPGLEAKAECILNKYKIDESNIITNSFTSVGKTHLQAASREDSDDNYLYYPNSNEVELLRFRHHWAKGEPLIVKKVLEQTPGLSWEPTVMWRALCEHVDPNVRSKMSQVKAIDCLAGCEVEISTRKFFKGYIEGRQYLNSWPEMLKLKDWPPSDKFEDLLPRHCDEFISALPFQLYTDPRSGFLNLAVKLPPAVLKPDLGPKTYIAYGMAEELGRGDSVTMLHCDMSDAVNILTHTAKVSVSNNQKWAIQELKKRHRAQDKREKNGKLYEYVAGSWGKKDEHTLNEEEDSNAGSLRDFAPQEDAEETGSALWDIFRREDVPKLQEYLLKHSKEFRFTYCCPVEKVYHPIHDQTFYLTLEHKKRLKEEYGIEPWTFEQRLGEAVFIPAGCPHQVRNLKSCTKVAVDFVSPENIQQCLRLTEEFRKLPVNHRAKEDKLEVKKMILYAMDRAIADFEEL comes from the exons atGGATGTGCTAGTTCAAAAGGAAAATCAAGTTGGTAGTTATAGTACTAAAGAAGGGAAAGTGAGGCAAGTCTCAAGCAGTGTTCTTGGAATTAAAAGGGAGAGAAAGGTTCACAACCTTGTGACTTCTCAACGGTCACCAATGAAAAGGAAACGATCTTCTATCCAGAAAGAATTATGTTTATCTGGTGATCTTGAAGATGAAAAAGCAAATGTTCAAATTAGGAAGAACACATCAACACCGAAAACAAAAGGTTTAACTAAGACAGAAACAGCTCATGGAAACAAAGGTTTATATGGGAAATCTGTTATAACTGATGCTAGTGACTCTGATATGGATTATAatgaggaagatgaagatgatgatgactaCACTCTGTATCCACCGCGTAAAAGATCTAAAGCTTCAAAACGTAGAGGAAGACCTCCTAAAGATTGCAAAGCTTCAAATGGGAAACAAAACTCCAAGAACAAAGGTGATTTAAACAAGAATGAACTGTCAAACAAAAAACAATGTGCTACAACCAACCTTTTGGAAGATAAGCAGGAGGAAGAGGAACTTAAAGACAGCAATAAGAGCAAACAAACTGATGTTAACAGTAGCCCATGTAACGTACAGAAATCAAGAAGCCGTCGTCCTGTTTCTAATGGAAACAAACTTATTAAAGACGATATGTTGTATTGTGATTGGGTAGATGAATATGATGAAGAAAACGAATATGCTAGTGAATATGATGTAGATGAAGATGTTGGAAGTGTAATTTCGACATCGATGGAGCAACATGAGTTGAATAATGTTGAGATGAACGGAAGTATGAAAGGCAGTAAAGTGGAAAAGCATGTTGGCTTCATAGAAGACAAAAAACAAACGTCTCTGGTGAAATCTTATTCGAGTAAAAGCAGTAGCTCAAATGATACGGTTATGAAAAAGAGAAACAAATACATAGAATATTGTAGTTCTGCTTCATCGGGTGGCCCTACAAGTGTTGCTACCAACGTCAAG GATCAGAAAAATGGAAAAGAGCAGCCCAAGTGTCATCAATGTAAGAGAAATGAAAGAAAGACTGTTGTTCCCTGCACCAAATGTGATGAAATGTACTGTATCCAGTGCATCAGACAATG GTATCCTCAGTTATCAGAAGAAGAAGTTGCAGATTTATGCCCTTATTGCCGTGTAAATTGCAACTGCAACTTGTGCTTGCACTCAAGTTTTAAG ATGTCAAGCGTAGATCTCACCGATGCCGAGAAGTTGCAGCATCTTCTCTATATTATCAACTTAACCCTGCCATTTCTAAAACAAATTCGTGATGAACAAAACAAGGAGATAGAGTTCGAAGCACGCGTTCATG GGGTATCAGAGTCTTCAATTACAGTAGGTCAGACTAGCTATCTACCTGACGAACGTGTCTATTG CAACTACTGTTCAACATCAATCATTGATCTTCATCGAAGTTGTGGAGAATGCTCATACGAGCTATGTCTTAGTTGCTGTCGTGACTTAAGGAATAACGGTCTTTGTGATCAAAGAAAAGTTGATTACAGGTACTTCGATAGAGGTTCTGATTATATTCATGGTGGGGACCCTGACATTCTACAAGATTCTTTTCATGAAAATATTCCCAAAAGGACCTGTGATTCTGTTGTTGAATGGGTAGCTAATAACGATGGGAGTTTGTTTTGTGCTCCAAAGGATATGGGTGGATGTGGTAATTGTTTATTGGAGCTCAAGCGTCTTTTACAGGAGGATTGGTTACCAGGTTTGGAAGCAAAAGCTGAGTGTATATTAAACAAATACAAAATTGATGAATCAAACATTATTACAAATTCTTTTACAAGTGTTGGCAAGACGCATCtacaagcagcaagcagagaagACTCTGATGATAACTACTTATACTACCCTAATTCTAATGAAGTCGAGCTCCTTCGATTTAGACACCATTGGGCTAAAGGTGAACCACTAATTGTTAAGAAGGTTCTAGAACAGACACCTGGTTTAAGCTGGGAGCCCACAGTTATGTGGCGTGCGTTATGTGAACATGTGGATCCAAATGTCAGGTCAAAGATGTCACAAGTGAAGGCTATAGATTGCTTGGCTGGTTGTGAG GTTGAAATTAGTACTCGGAAATTTTTTAAAGGTTATATAGAAGGAAGGCAGTATTTGAATTCGTGGCCGGAGATGCTGAAGCTGAAGGATTGGCCACCATCTGATAAGTTTGAGGATCTTCTACCACGTCATTGTGATGAGTTTATCAGTGCATTGCCTTTCCAACTGTATACCGATCCAAGATCAGGGTTTCTCAATCTCGCTGTCAAGTTACCGCCAGCTGTCCTTAAACCTGATTTGGGTCCAAAGACGTATATTGCGTATGGAATGGCTGAAGAACTTGGAAGAGGGGATTCTGTTACTATGCTGCATTGTGATATGTCTGATGCT GTGAACATATTGACACACACAGCTAAGGTGTCAGTAAGTAATAATCAGAAGTGGGCAATTCAGGAGTTAAAGAAAAGACACAGAGCTCAGGATAAAAGAGAAAAAAATGGAAAACTTTACGAATATGTTGCTGGATCTTGGGGAAAGAAAGATGAGCATACTTTAAATGAGGAAGAAGACTCAAATGCAGGTAGTTTGCGTGATTTTGCTCCGCAAGAAGATGCTGAAGAAACGGGTAGTGCTCTTTGGGATATTTTCAGAAGAGAAGATGTACCGAAGTTACAGGAATATTTACTAAAGCACTCAAAAGAATTTCGATTTACATATTGTTGTCCTGTTGAGAAG GTTTATCATCCAATTCATGACCAAACATTTTACTTGACGTTGGAACATAAAAAGCGGCTAAAAGAGGAATATG GTATAGAACCATGGACGTTTGAACAAAGGCTGGGAGAGGCGGTTTTTATTCCTGCTGGATGTCCACACCAAGTGAGAAATCTGAAG TCATGTACCAAAGTTGCAGTTGATTTCGTTTCTCCAGAGAACATACAACAGTGCCTCCGACTCACAGAGGAGTTCCGTAAGCTGCCCGTTAATCACAGAGCCAAAGAAGACAAACTAGAG GTAAAGAAGATGATCTTGTATGCAATGGACCGAGCCATTGCTGATTTTGAGGAGTTATAG
- the LOC110864993 gene encoding lysine-specific demethylase JMJ25 isoform X5 — MDVLVQKENQVGSYSTKEGKVRQVSSSVLGIKRERKVHNLVTSQRSPMKRKRSSIQKELCLSGDLEDEKANVQIRKNTSTPKTKGLTKTETAHGNKGLYGKSVITDASDSDMDYNEEDEDDDDYTLYPPRKRSKASKRRGRPPKDCKASNGKQNSKNKGDLNKNELSNKKQCATTNLLEDKQEEEELKDSNKSKQTDVNSSPCNVQKSRSRRPVSNGNKLIKDDMLYCDWVDEYDEENEYASEYDVDEDVGSVISTSMEQHELNNVEMNGSMKGSKVEKHVGFIEDKKQTSLVKSYSSKSSSSNDTVMKKRNKYIEYCSSASSGGPTSVATNVKDQKNGKEQPKCHQCKRNERKTVVPCTKCDEMYCIQCIRQWYPQLSEEEVADLCPYCRVNCNCNLCLHSSFKMSSVDLTDAEKLQHLLYIINLTLPFLKQIRDEQNKEIEFEARVHGVSESSITVGQTSYLPDERVYCNYCSTSIIDLHRSCGECSYELCLSCCRDLRNNGLCDQRKVDYRYFDRGSDYIHGGDPDILQDSFHENIPKRTCDSVVEWVANNDGSLFCAPKDMGGCGNCLLELKRLLQEDWLPGLEAKAECILNKYKIDESNIITNSFTSVGKTHLQAASREDSDDNYLYYPNSNEVELLRFRHHWAKGEPLIVKKVLEQTPGLSWEPTVMWRALCEHVDPNVRSKMSQVKAIDCLAGCEVEISTRKFFKGYIEGRQYLNSWPEMLKLKDWPPSDKFEDLLPRHCDEFISALPFQLYTDPRSGFLNLAVKLPPAVLKPDLGPKTYIAYGMAEELGRGDSVTMLHCDMSDAVNILTHTAKVSVSNNQKWAIQELKKRHRAQDKREKNGKLYEYVAGSWGKKDEHTLNEEEDSNAGSLRDFAPQEDAEETGSALWDIFRREDVPKLQEYLLKHSKEFRFTYCCPVEKVYHPIHDQTFYLTLEHKKRLKEEYGIEPWTFEQRLGEAVFIPAGCPHQVRNLKAWHPIPKP; from the exons atGGATGTGCTAGTTCAAAAGGAAAATCAAGTTGGTAGTTATAGTACTAAAGAAGGGAAAGTGAGGCAAGTCTCAAGCAGTGTTCTTGGAATTAAAAGGGAGAGAAAGGTTCACAACCTTGTGACTTCTCAACGGTCACCAATGAAAAGGAAACGATCTTCTATCCAGAAAGAATTATGTTTATCTGGTGATCTTGAAGATGAAAAAGCAAATGTTCAAATTAGGAAGAACACATCAACACCGAAAACAAAAGGTTTAACTAAGACAGAAACAGCTCATGGAAACAAAGGTTTATATGGGAAATCTGTTATAACTGATGCTAGTGACTCTGATATGGATTATAatgaggaagatgaagatgatgatgactaCACTCTGTATCCACCGCGTAAAAGATCTAAAGCTTCAAAACGTAGAGGAAGACCTCCTAAAGATTGCAAAGCTTCAAATGGGAAACAAAACTCCAAGAACAAAGGTGATTTAAACAAGAATGAACTGTCAAACAAAAAACAATGTGCTACAACCAACCTTTTGGAAGATAAGCAGGAGGAAGAGGAACTTAAAGACAGCAATAAGAGCAAACAAACTGATGTTAACAGTAGCCCATGTAACGTACAGAAATCAAGAAGCCGTCGTCCTGTTTCTAATGGAAACAAACTTATTAAAGACGATATGTTGTATTGTGATTGGGTAGATGAATATGATGAAGAAAACGAATATGCTAGTGAATATGATGTAGATGAAGATGTTGGAAGTGTAATTTCGACATCGATGGAGCAACATGAGTTGAATAATGTTGAGATGAACGGAAGTATGAAAGGCAGTAAAGTGGAAAAGCATGTTGGCTTCATAGAAGACAAAAAACAAACGTCTCTGGTGAAATCTTATTCGAGTAAAAGCAGTAGCTCAAATGATACGGTTATGAAAAAGAGAAACAAATACATAGAATATTGTAGTTCTGCTTCATCGGGTGGCCCTACAAGTGTTGCTACCAACGTCAAG GATCAGAAAAATGGAAAAGAGCAGCCCAAGTGTCATCAATGTAAGAGAAATGAAAGAAAGACTGTTGTTCCCTGCACCAAATGTGATGAAATGTACTGTATCCAGTGCATCAGACAATG GTATCCTCAGTTATCAGAAGAAGAAGTTGCAGATTTATGCCCTTATTGCCGTGTAAATTGCAACTGCAACTTGTGCTTGCACTCAAGTTTTAAG ATGTCAAGCGTAGATCTCACCGATGCCGAGAAGTTGCAGCATCTTCTCTATATTATCAACTTAACCCTGCCATTTCTAAAACAAATTCGTGATGAACAAAACAAGGAGATAGAGTTCGAAGCACGCGTTCATG GGGTATCAGAGTCTTCAATTACAGTAGGTCAGACTAGCTATCTACCTGACGAACGTGTCTATTG CAACTACTGTTCAACATCAATCATTGATCTTCATCGAAGTTGTGGAGAATGCTCATACGAGCTATGTCTTAGTTGCTGTCGTGACTTAAGGAATAACGGTCTTTGTGATCAAAGAAAAGTTGATTACAGGTACTTCGATAGAGGTTCTGATTATATTCATGGTGGGGACCCTGACATTCTACAAGATTCTTTTCATGAAAATATTCCCAAAAGGACCTGTGATTCTGTTGTTGAATGGGTAGCTAATAACGATGGGAGTTTGTTTTGTGCTCCAAAGGATATGGGTGGATGTGGTAATTGTTTATTGGAGCTCAAGCGTCTTTTACAGGAGGATTGGTTACCAGGTTTGGAAGCAAAAGCTGAGTGTATATTAAACAAATACAAAATTGATGAATCAAACATTATTACAAATTCTTTTACAAGTGTTGGCAAGACGCATCtacaagcagcaagcagagaagACTCTGATGATAACTACTTATACTACCCTAATTCTAATGAAGTCGAGCTCCTTCGATTTAGACACCATTGGGCTAAAGGTGAACCACTAATTGTTAAGAAGGTTCTAGAACAGACACCTGGTTTAAGCTGGGAGCCCACAGTTATGTGGCGTGCGTTATGTGAACATGTGGATCCAAATGTCAGGTCAAAGATGTCACAAGTGAAGGCTATAGATTGCTTGGCTGGTTGTGAG GTTGAAATTAGTACTCGGAAATTTTTTAAAGGTTATATAGAAGGAAGGCAGTATTTGAATTCGTGGCCGGAGATGCTGAAGCTGAAGGATTGGCCACCATCTGATAAGTTTGAGGATCTTCTACCACGTCATTGTGATGAGTTTATCAGTGCATTGCCTTTCCAACTGTATACCGATCCAAGATCAGGGTTTCTCAATCTCGCTGTCAAGTTACCGCCAGCTGTCCTTAAACCTGATTTGGGTCCAAAGACGTATATTGCGTATGGAATGGCTGAAGAACTTGGAAGAGGGGATTCTGTTACTATGCTGCATTGTGATATGTCTGATGCT GTGAACATATTGACACACACAGCTAAGGTGTCAGTAAGTAATAATCAGAAGTGGGCAATTCAGGAGTTAAAGAAAAGACACAGAGCTCAGGATAAAAGAGAAAAAAATGGAAAACTTTACGAATATGTTGCTGGATCTTGGGGAAAGAAAGATGAGCATACTTTAAATGAGGAAGAAGACTCAAATGCAGGTAGTTTGCGTGATTTTGCTCCGCAAGAAGATGCTGAAGAAACGGGTAGTGCTCTTTGGGATATTTTCAGAAGAGAAGATGTACCGAAGTTACAGGAATATTTACTAAAGCACTCAAAAGAATTTCGATTTACATATTGTTGTCCTGTTGAGAAG GTTTATCATCCAATTCATGACCAAACATTTTACTTGACGTTGGAACATAAAAAGCGGCTAAAAGAGGAATATG GTATAGAACCATGGACGTTTGAACAAAGGCTGGGAGAGGCGGTTTTTATTCCTGCTGGATGTCCACACCAAGTGAGAAATCTGAAG GCGTGGCATCCTATACCAAAACCATAG
- the LOC110864993 gene encoding lysine-specific demethylase JMJ25 isoform X3, whose amino-acid sequence MDVLVQKENQVGSYSTKEGKVRQVSSSVLGIKRERKVHNLVTSQRSPMKRKRSSIQKELCLSGDLEDEKANVQIRKNTSTPKTKGLTKTETAHGNKGLYGKSVITDASDSDMDYNEEDEDDDDYTLYPPRKRSKASKRRGRPPKDCKASNGKQNSKNKGDLNKNELSNKKQCATTNLLEDKQEEEELKDSNKSKQTDVNSSPCNVQKSRSRRPVSNGNKLIKDDMLYCDWVDEYDEENEYASEYDVDEDVGSVISTSMEQHELNNVEMNGSMKGSKVEKHVGFIEDKKQTSLVKSYSSKSSSSNDTVMKKRNKYIEYCSSASSGGPTSVATNVKDQKNGKEQPKCHQCKRNERKTVVPCTKCDEMYCIQCIRQWYPQLSEEEVADLCPYCRVNCNCNLCLHSSFKMSSVDLTDAEKLQHLLYIINLTLPFLKQIRDEQNKEIEFEARVHGVSESSITVGQTSYLPDERVYCNYCSTSIIDLHRSCGECSYELCLSCCRDLRNNGLCDQRKVDYRYFDRGSDYIHGGDPDILQDSFHENIPKRTCDSVVEWVANNDGSLFCAPKDMGGCGNCLLELKRLLQEDWLPGLEAKAECILNKYKIDESNIITNSFTSVGKTHLQAASREDSDDNYLYYPNSNEVELLRFRHHWAKGEPLIVKKVLEQTPGLSWEPTVMWRALCEHVDPNVRSKMSQVKAIDCLAGCEVEISTRKFFKGYIEGRQYLNSWPEMLKLKDWPPSDKFEDLLPRHCDEFISALPFQLYTDPRSGFLNLAVKLPPAVLKPDLGPKTYIAYGMAEELGRGDSVTMLHCDMSDAVNILTHTAKVSVSNNQKWAIQELKKRHRAQDKREKNGKLYEYVAGSWGKKDEHTLNEEEDSNAGSLRDFAPQEDAEETGSALWDIFRREDVPKLQEYLLKHSKEFRFTYCCPVEKVYHPIHDQTFYLTLEHKKRLKEEYGIEPWTFEQRLGEAVFIPAGCPHQVRNLKCLSPFLAPTRTQ is encoded by the exons atGGATGTGCTAGTTCAAAAGGAAAATCAAGTTGGTAGTTATAGTACTAAAGAAGGGAAAGTGAGGCAAGTCTCAAGCAGTGTTCTTGGAATTAAAAGGGAGAGAAAGGTTCACAACCTTGTGACTTCTCAACGGTCACCAATGAAAAGGAAACGATCTTCTATCCAGAAAGAATTATGTTTATCTGGTGATCTTGAAGATGAAAAAGCAAATGTTCAAATTAGGAAGAACACATCAACACCGAAAACAAAAGGTTTAACTAAGACAGAAACAGCTCATGGAAACAAAGGTTTATATGGGAAATCTGTTATAACTGATGCTAGTGACTCTGATATGGATTATAatgaggaagatgaagatgatgatgactaCACTCTGTATCCACCGCGTAAAAGATCTAAAGCTTCAAAACGTAGAGGAAGACCTCCTAAAGATTGCAAAGCTTCAAATGGGAAACAAAACTCCAAGAACAAAGGTGATTTAAACAAGAATGAACTGTCAAACAAAAAACAATGTGCTACAACCAACCTTTTGGAAGATAAGCAGGAGGAAGAGGAACTTAAAGACAGCAATAAGAGCAAACAAACTGATGTTAACAGTAGCCCATGTAACGTACAGAAATCAAGAAGCCGTCGTCCTGTTTCTAATGGAAACAAACTTATTAAAGACGATATGTTGTATTGTGATTGGGTAGATGAATATGATGAAGAAAACGAATATGCTAGTGAATATGATGTAGATGAAGATGTTGGAAGTGTAATTTCGACATCGATGGAGCAACATGAGTTGAATAATGTTGAGATGAACGGAAGTATGAAAGGCAGTAAAGTGGAAAAGCATGTTGGCTTCATAGAAGACAAAAAACAAACGTCTCTGGTGAAATCTTATTCGAGTAAAAGCAGTAGCTCAAATGATACGGTTATGAAAAAGAGAAACAAATACATAGAATATTGTAGTTCTGCTTCATCGGGTGGCCCTACAAGTGTTGCTACCAACGTCAAG GATCAGAAAAATGGAAAAGAGCAGCCCAAGTGTCATCAATGTAAGAGAAATGAAAGAAAGACTGTTGTTCCCTGCACCAAATGTGATGAAATGTACTGTATCCAGTGCATCAGACAATG GTATCCTCAGTTATCAGAAGAAGAAGTTGCAGATTTATGCCCTTATTGCCGTGTAAATTGCAACTGCAACTTGTGCTTGCACTCAAGTTTTAAG ATGTCAAGCGTAGATCTCACCGATGCCGAGAAGTTGCAGCATCTTCTCTATATTATCAACTTAACCCTGCCATTTCTAAAACAAATTCGTGATGAACAAAACAAGGAGATAGAGTTCGAAGCACGCGTTCATG GGGTATCAGAGTCTTCAATTACAGTAGGTCAGACTAGCTATCTACCTGACGAACGTGTCTATTG CAACTACTGTTCAACATCAATCATTGATCTTCATCGAAGTTGTGGAGAATGCTCATACGAGCTATGTCTTAGTTGCTGTCGTGACTTAAGGAATAACGGTCTTTGTGATCAAAGAAAAGTTGATTACAGGTACTTCGATAGAGGTTCTGATTATATTCATGGTGGGGACCCTGACATTCTACAAGATTCTTTTCATGAAAATATTCCCAAAAGGACCTGTGATTCTGTTGTTGAATGGGTAGCTAATAACGATGGGAGTTTGTTTTGTGCTCCAAAGGATATGGGTGGATGTGGTAATTGTTTATTGGAGCTCAAGCGTCTTTTACAGGAGGATTGGTTACCAGGTTTGGAAGCAAAAGCTGAGTGTATATTAAACAAATACAAAATTGATGAATCAAACATTATTACAAATTCTTTTACAAGTGTTGGCAAGACGCATCtacaagcagcaagcagagaagACTCTGATGATAACTACTTATACTACCCTAATTCTAATGAAGTCGAGCTCCTTCGATTTAGACACCATTGGGCTAAAGGTGAACCACTAATTGTTAAGAAGGTTCTAGAACAGACACCTGGTTTAAGCTGGGAGCCCACAGTTATGTGGCGTGCGTTATGTGAACATGTGGATCCAAATGTCAGGTCAAAGATGTCACAAGTGAAGGCTATAGATTGCTTGGCTGGTTGTGAG GTTGAAATTAGTACTCGGAAATTTTTTAAAGGTTATATAGAAGGAAGGCAGTATTTGAATTCGTGGCCGGAGATGCTGAAGCTGAAGGATTGGCCACCATCTGATAAGTTTGAGGATCTTCTACCACGTCATTGTGATGAGTTTATCAGTGCATTGCCTTTCCAACTGTATACCGATCCAAGATCAGGGTTTCTCAATCTCGCTGTCAAGTTACCGCCAGCTGTCCTTAAACCTGATTTGGGTCCAAAGACGTATATTGCGTATGGAATGGCTGAAGAACTTGGAAGAGGGGATTCTGTTACTATGCTGCATTGTGATATGTCTGATGCT GTGAACATATTGACACACACAGCTAAGGTGTCAGTAAGTAATAATCAGAAGTGGGCAATTCAGGAGTTAAAGAAAAGACACAGAGCTCAGGATAAAAGAGAAAAAAATGGAAAACTTTACGAATATGTTGCTGGATCTTGGGGAAAGAAAGATGAGCATACTTTAAATGAGGAAGAAGACTCAAATGCAGGTAGTTTGCGTGATTTTGCTCCGCAAGAAGATGCTGAAGAAACGGGTAGTGCTCTTTGGGATATTTTCAGAAGAGAAGATGTACCGAAGTTACAGGAATATTTACTAAAGCACTCAAAAGAATTTCGATTTACATATTGTTGTCCTGTTGAGAAG GTTTATCATCCAATTCATGACCAAACATTTTACTTGACGTTGGAACATAAAAAGCGGCTAAAAGAGGAATATG GTATAGAACCATGGACGTTTGAACAAAGGCTGGGAGAGGCGGTTTTTATTCCTGCTGGATGTCCACACCAAGTGAGAAATCTGAAG TGTTTAAGCCCGTTTTTGGCACCCACAAGAACACAATGA